One Nicotiana sylvestris chromosome 12, ASM39365v2, whole genome shotgun sequence genomic window carries:
- the LOC138883371 gene encoding endochitinase A1-like, protein MSSSNPNRKNVPILEQFPNAPVRQRRGGGGRLRTGLEFTRGSSSGSSSRSSILKAPSSKSREILDSSQEPSVDEIVPSDLSFEIFTAPMSVPLAVSTAPASAPALVSTSSPSIPVSTSSPSIPVSTFSPSIPSIAPLPSVHRTETGYSSGSMTMRSVTLESELAKVVDTIEKSQQSTDTPSPVLEVPGTEELLNEEVTTAAIGVTIPALEGKTSDAPNPLVTS, encoded by the exons atgtcttcttcaaaccctaaccgtaaaaatgTTCCAATTCTAGAacaattccccaacgcccctgttagacaaagaagaggcggaggaggtaggcttcgaacagggttagaattTACTCGAGGCagctcctctggttcttcttcaaggagttctatccTAAAGGCCCCCTCTTCTAAAAGTAGAgaaattcttgattcttctcaagaaccctcagttgatgagatagttcccagcgatttgtcttttgaaa TTTTTACCGCTCCTATGTCCGTTCCCTTGGCAGTTTCTACTGCACCTGCTTCCGCTCCTgcgttggtttctacatcttctccttccattcctgtttctacatcttctccttccattcctgTTTCTACATTTTCTCCTTCCATTCCGTCAattgctcctcttccctctgttcatcgtACAGAGACGGGTTAtagcagtggaagtatgactatgagaagtgttactctggaa tctgaactggccaaagtcgtagataccatcgagaaaagtcaacaatctactgatactccttctcctgtacttgaagttcctggaacggaagaacttttaaatgaagaagtgactACTGCAGCAATTGGGGTTACAATTCCTGCTCTCGAGGGTAAAACGTCTGATGCTCCAAACCCTTTAGTGACTAGCTAA